CACAAAGCTTTCATTATTGAGTTTAGCCAAGACATTTAACCTAGTTTCTTTATCGTTTTCTTGGTCTTTATTAATTTTAGTATTTAAATATGTTAAGGAAATAATTTTTTCATCTTCTGGATAATTTAATACACTATTTAAAAAATGAATTAAAACATCTTCTTTCTCTCCAAAAATGCGTTTAAAGACATAATTATTTTTAATATCAAGTAATTTAAATTCCATAAAAACTCCTTTCAAGTAAATAAAAAAGGAGCATAAATAAAAAATAATGAAAAGTGTGATGCTGCCCAGAAAGTAAACAAAGTTAACAATAAATTGGATAATGTGAAATTCTATTGATTTTTATTTTATGTTATTTAGTGATAAAGAATAAATCTATTTATAGCTATTTCAAAGTCTTCATAGCACTATGTATTGTGATAAAGATTTTCTAAAATATCTATAATTTTTTTTAAATTTATATTACATCAAACGCTTAGTAATTCCCATTTAGCGTAACAATTATCTAATTCATTTTGCATAGCAAGAATTTCTTTTGCTAAAATTTCGCTTTCTTTGTGATTAGTAGCTTTACTATAAAGTTCTTCTAATTTTTTATTACATTCGGAAATTTTTTCTTCTAGTTCAAATATTCTTTTTTCCATGTTTTCTAATTCTTTTTGTTCTTTAAATGAAAGCTTTCTTTTTTTAGATACTTCTTGTTTTTTTTCTGAATTATCCTCAGTTTTATTAAACTCTTTCTTTGCAACTGGTTCAGAAAACTTTTCCATCTCAGATAAGGCTTGATCTAAATCTGGTAACAAAAGCCATTGTCCTGTAATGTTATCAGCTGTTTCATTATTTCCTAAAAATGTTAAAATATTTGTTGCTACTTTTTGAACAAAGTAACGATCATGACTTGTAAATAAAACGCCTCCTTGATAGTCCATTAAATTTCTTTCTAAAATTTGCAGGGTTGGAATATCTAAGTCATTTGTAGGCTCATCTAAAATAAGTAAATTACCCTGTTCTAACATTAATTTAGCAAGCAATAAACGGGCTTGTTCACCGCCAGATAATTCTGTTACTTTTCTATTTGCATCAAATTTATAAAATAAAAATTTATCCAAATAGCCCATAATATGAATGAATTTGCCACCAAAATGAACATATTCTCCTTCAGGAGAAAGTGTTGTTTTTACTGTTTGGGTTGGGTCTAATTTTTGTCTTTGTTGATCAAAATATGTAATATTGACTAATTCATGATATTTAATTTCACCTTGCTGGGCGGGGAGATGATTTGCAATAAGATTCATTAATGTAGATTTTCCACAGCCATTAGGACCTAGAATTGCAATTCGCATTTTTGGCTTTATAATTAAGTTTAAATTTTTAAAAATAAAATGATTTTGTTTACCGTTTGGATGTAATATTGAAATGTTTTTTAAGTTTACAAGTTCTTGATCACCCAAATTTCTTACAACAGCAACAATATTATCTTCTGAGTTTCTTTGTTCATCATTCATACTTGCAGCAAAATTTATATCTGTGGTTTTTTTACTTAGAATAGATTTTTGTTCTTTTTGATTTAGTTCTTTGTCAAGTGCATGAGCTCTATCTATGCGTGATTTTTGTTTTGTGGTTCTGGCTTTTGCACCAGTTCTTAACCAAGCAAGTTCTCTACGCATTAAGTTAGCCATTTTTGCTTTCGTTTTTTCAGCTGTAAGAGTATTTTCTATTTTTACTTGACTATAGTCTTCATAATTTCCTTCATATTGAGTAGCAGAACCTCCTTCTATTTCAAGAATTTTATTTACCAATGTGTCTAGCAGGGCTCTATCGTGCGAAATAATTGCAAAGGCAATTCGTTCCATATTTTCTTGGTTATTTTTTAATCCAAACAAATTTGAACCTTGTTCTACGACTTCTAAAAGCAGTTCTTCAAGCCAATCAACTGTTTGAACATCTAAATGATTTGTAGGTTCATCCAATAAAATAAGCTGTGGATTTTTTAATAAAGCGGTTAATATTTGAACTCTTTTTTGCTGCCCACCAGATAAATTTTTAAATTTAGAATTGGAAATCTCAGTTAATTTACCAGCTTTTAATGCGCTCATTAAGATGTTTTCTGTTCCAGCTCCTGTGAACTGCGATAATTCATCTTGCAGTTTAGTAAGGTCTCCATTCCATTTTGTATCATTTGCTAGGTTAGAGTTTGTAGATAGTAATTCAGTATGTGCTTGTATTTTTTGCAAAATAATTTCTTGCTGGGAATCGATATCATATTCTATGGGTAAGGATTCTTTTAGAATTTCAAACACTGTCTTTTCGGGGTCAAATTCATATTTTTGAGTTAAAATAGATACTTTTAAATTATTGCGAAAGGAAATAGTTCCTGTATCTGGAGCTTGTTTTCCTTCTAAGAGTCTGAACAAAGTCGATTTTCCTGCCCCATTTGGGCCCACAATTCCCCATCTTTCCCCAGGATGAATTGTAAAAGATAAGTTTTCAAACAGTTTGGTAGCTCCATAACTTGTTGAAATGTTGTGGATAGATAAGTAGGGAGCTGAGGACATAATAATCTCCTAATTAGAAAATGACATAGGCATTTCTGTTTAAAACTTAACATTGCTGAAATTTCAATAGTTAAAAAATCTAGCTGCTTATTTTTAATGAATTGAAAAAAAATATAAAAAACCGATAAAAAAATACGATATTAGCTTAAGGAGGGGGAATGCCGCAGAAAACAAAACTCCTTGACTTGTGGTTTTCAGAAAACTTGTCTGATGGTGAAATATATAAGTATTTAATTACTAAAACACGGGTTCAAAAGGAAACTAAGAAGCATACTTTATATTTAACAGAATTTGAAAATAGAGGTGTAGGTTATATCCTTGATAACAAATTAAAGTTTACAGCATCTGATGAATTTATGTTTTATGAACCTTTAATACACGTTCCATTTATCCAATCTCAGCAAGTAAAAAATGTTTTAATAATTGGTTTTGGTTGTGGAGCAAGTATAAGAGAATGTTTAAAATGGAAAGATATTGAAAAAATTACTGTACTGGAGGAAGATAAAGAATTTTATTTAACAAATGCAGAGTATCTTGCAGATATCCATCAAAATACTTATATGAACAAAAAAGTAGATATTATCTTTCTAAATTTAGAAGAATATTTGAAAAAATTTAAGAATAAATATGATTTGATTATTCTTGATATAAATTGCTCATTTTTAAATATCGAGGATAATTCATTACTTGATAAAGATTTCTTTTCAAATTGTTATTCTTTATTAAAGAAAGATGGAAATTTATCATTTTATATCAGTGAATTGCATATTGATAAAGACGAAGTTTTAAGAAAAAAAATTAAAATATTAAAATCTATATTCAAAGAAGTTATTTTGTACACTTCATGGATTCCATCGATATGCAAAAATTTAACATTTATTTTATTATCTAAAAATAGCAAAGGAAAAAAATATACAATTGAAGAAATTAGTAAATTTATTAAAACCAAAAATATTGGGAAATTATATTTTATAAATGAACATAGTTTTATTGGTCTTATGAATCCACCTATATATTTACAAAAATATGATTTAGCCTCTTAAAATTTACATTTACTATTTTTTAGGGGTATAACTAACCCAATTTTCATTTGGCAAATTTACTATGTCTTTCATTATTAATAAACTTTCAAAAAGTTGGAGATCTTTATCTGCAAGAATTTTATTACTTTCTTCATCTGAGTCATCACCAATGTCTTTTGTATTAATGTAATCTTCAATTGTTTTTAAATTGGTGCTTAATATAGGGATTAAAGTGCTTTTTCCTAAATTAAAATGTTTAATTTTATTTAAAATTAAATTATATTTTTCATTTATAGATATTCTTTTACTACTTAATATTTTTAATTTATCTATTAAAGAAGAGTTGTTTTTTATGGGTTTGAAATCTGGAACCGGTTGAATGCTATCAAATGGTAAAGCATAGTCTTGGTTTTCCTCTCCAGTATCAAATGTTTCTTGAATAC
This is a stretch of genomic DNA from Pigmentibacter ruber. It encodes these proteins:
- a CDS encoding spermine/spermidine synthase domain-containing protein, which codes for MPQKTKLLDLWFSENLSDGEIYKYLITKTRVQKETKKHTLYLTEFENRGVGYILDNKLKFTASDEFMFYEPLIHVPFIQSQQVKNVLIIGFGCGASIRECLKWKDIEKITVLEEDKEFYLTNAEYLADIHQNTYMNKKVDIIFLNLEEYLKKFKNKYDLIILDINCSFLNIEDNSLLDKDFFSNCYSLLKKDGNLSFYISELHIDKDEVLRKKIKILKSIFKEVILYTSWIPSICKNLTFILLSKNSKGKKYTIEEISKFIKTKNIGKLYFINEHSFIGLMNPPIYLQKYDLAS
- a CDS encoding ABC-F family ATP-binding cassette domain-containing protein, with translation MSSAPYLSIHNISTSYGATKLFENLSFTIHPGERWGIVGPNGAGKSTLFRLLEGKQAPDTGTISFRNNLKVSILTQKYEFDPEKTVFEILKESLPIEYDIDSQQEIILQKIQAHTELLSTNSNLANDTKWNGDLTKLQDELSQFTGAGTENILMSALKAGKLTEISNSKFKNLSGGQQKRVQILTALLKNPQLILLDEPTNHLDVQTVDWLEELLLEVVEQGSNLFGLKNNQENMERIAFAIISHDRALLDTLVNKILEIEGGSATQYEGNYEDYSQVKIENTLTAEKTKAKMANLMRRELAWLRTGAKARTTKQKSRIDRAHALDKELNQKEQKSILSKKTTDINFAASMNDEQRNSEDNIVAVVRNLGDQELVNLKNISILHPNGKQNHFIFKNLNLIIKPKMRIAILGPNGCGKSTLMNLIANHLPAQQGEIKYHELVNITYFDQQRQKLDPTQTVKTTLSPEGEYVHFGGKFIHIMGYLDKFLFYKFDANRKVTELSGGEQARLLLAKLMLEQGNLLILDEPTNDLDIPTLQILERNLMDYQGGVLFTSHDRYFVQKVATNILTFLGNNETADNITGQWLLLPDLDQALSEMEKFSEPVAKKEFNKTEDNSEKKQEVSKKRKLSFKEQKELENMEKRIFELEEKISECNKKLEELYSKATNHKESEILAKEILAMQNELDNCYAKWELLSV